The genomic region ACGACCGCGGCCAGCCACGACCGGCGCAGCACCGGCGTCGCGGCGAGCAGCCGCGCGGTGTGGTCGGCCACCCCGGCCCGCATGAGCAGCGACTCCATGAATCCCGGTCGCGGCACGTCCAGTTCGGCGTCGAGCCGCTCCCATCCCGCGTCCAGGGCGACCGGGTCGCTCACTTCGGCGAGCTGTGCCCGGCAGCGCGCGCAGGCGACGAGGTGCGTGTCGGCCGACCAGAGCATCGGCTGCGCCAACTCGCCCCGTACGTACGCCCGGAGGTCGTCCTCCGCGACGTGCCAGGTCATGCCGTCCGCGTCACTCATGCCGTTCCTGTCGCTCATGCCAACTCCTCCCGCAGCTGCTTGCGGGCCCGCAGGGCCCGTGTCTTGACCGTCCCCGGCGGGATGCCGAGCAGGACGGACGCCTCCCTGGTGGTCAGCCCGTCGATGACGGTGGCCTGGAGAACCGCCCGCAGCTCCGGCGACAGCCGGACCAGGGCGCCCGCGAGGTCCCCGTGCTCCACCCCCGCGAGCACGCGCTCCTCCGCGGACGCCTCGTCGCGGTGCCGCAGCCGCGCGAGCGTCTGCCGCAGCCGGCCCCGGGCGCCGTCGCCGCGCAGCGCGTCGATCAGCCGCCGCGAGCCGATGCGCCACAGCCACCCCGCCACGTCGCCCTCCTCGCGGTAGCGGGCTGTGCCCCGCCACACCGCGAGGAACGTCTCCTGCACGACGTCGTCGACTATCCCGGCGTCCGCGCACCGCCCGCGCAGCCGTGCTGCGAGCCAGGGCGCGTACCGCCGGTACAGCTCTTCGAAGGCGCGCCGGTCACCGTCCGCCGCGATGGCCCGCAGCAGATCCCCGTCGCTTCTCGTTTCCCTCACACCCCCTCATCGCACGAGCCCCGCCGATCGGTTCACGGCTCCGCGAGAAGTTTCCGGAACCTCGCATTCACGTTGCCAGGCTCCCGCATTCGCCTTGACAAGGCCCCCAGCCTTCCACCACCCTTTCACTACTCAATTAGTGAAAGGGTGGTGGTCGGTTGTGGTCGAGTACCGCATCGACCGGCGCAGCGGTGTCGCCACGTACGTCCAGATCGTCCAGCAGACCAAGCAGGCCCTGCGGCTGGGCGTTCTCGAACCGGGCGACAAGCTCCCCACGGCCCGCGAGGTCGTGGAGGCCACCGCGATCAATCCGAACACCGTCCTGAAGGCCTACCGCGAGCTGGAGCGCGAGGGCCTGGTCGAGGCCCGGCGTGGCCTCGGCACCTTCGTACGGCGCTCGCTGGGCGCCGCACCCGCCGACCACACCGCCCTGCGCTCGAAGCTGACCGCCTGGCTGGACGAGGCACGCAAGGAAGGCCTGGAGCGCGAGGACATCAGCGCGCTCTTCACCTCCGTACTGGACGAGAAGTGCCCTGAAGGGGAGCGATGAACAGGGTTGGGGAGATGGACAAAGACGGGGAAGGGACCGCGCTGGCAGCGGTCGGGCTGGGCAAGCGGTACTGGCGGCGGCGCGGCCCCGCGCTGCGGGACTGCTCCTTCCGGCTGCCGGCCGGCCGGATCTGCGCCCTGGTAGGGCCGAACGGCGCGGGCAAGTCGACCCTCCTGCAACTGGCCGCCGGGCTGATACGCCCCACCGAGGGCGCCCTGACCGTCCTGGGCACCAGCCCCGCCGAGGCCCGCGAGCGGCTCGCCTACGTCGCCCAGGGCAAGCCGCTGCCGCCCCAGCTCACGGTCGCCGCCACGCTCCGCCTCGGCGCCGAGCTGAACCGCGCCCGCTGGGACCGGTCGGCCGCGGAACGGATCGCGTACGGAGAGCGCGCCGACGCGCACACCCCGGCGGAGCCCCGGGAGGGCGCCCTCGAACCCACCGCCAGGATCCGCTCCCTCTCCGGCGGCCAGCGCACCCGCGTCGCCCTCGCCCTGGCCTTCGGCAAGCGGCCCGAACTGATGCTGCTGGACGAGCCGATGGCCGACCTCGACCCGCTGGCCCGGCGCGAACTCCTCGGCGCGCTGCTGGGCGAGGCCGCCGAACACGGCACGACGATCGTGCTGTCCTCGCACGTCGTCGCCGAGCTGGAGGGCGCCTGCGACCACCTGCTCCTCATGGGCGGCGGCCGGATCCGGCTCGGCGGCGACCCGGACCGGCTGCTCGCCGCGCACACCCTGCTCACCGGCCCGGCGCGCGACCTCACGGGCCACACCGTCGTCGAGTCGCGCGACACCGGCCGCCAGCTCACCGCCCTGATCCGCCCGGGCGGCCCGCTGCCCGACGACTGGCAGACCACCGCGCCCTCCCTGGAGGAACTGCTCCTGGCCCACCTGCGCAACCCGAAGGCACCGGACCTGCTCACCGAGGAAATCGAAGAGGCCGACGGGGCCGAAGCGACCGATGGGGGCAGCCGGAACGAGCCGAACGGGGCCGCCGAGGAGAGTGCGCGCGCATGACGACACCCCTCCTCACCTCCGCCGGCCCCACGCCCAGCCCCTCCCCCGGCACCTCCCCGCGCCCCGACCGTGGACCCGGCCGCGGCCTCGCCTGGTCCGTGCTGCGGCTGCACCGGGCAGCCCTGTGGTGTTGGCTGCTGCTGGTCGCGGCCCTGTCGGCGGCGATGCTGTGGGCGTACGGTCCGGGCTTCGACGCCGCCCTCGCGGACGTCCGGGAGCAGTGCCGCGGCAACGTCGAGGCCTGCCACTCCCCCGGCGGCCCCTGGCTGAACAAGTACGACACGACCGTGGGCCTCACCACCCTCGTCGTCGCCTACCTCCCCCTCCTCGTCGCCGCCTGGGCGGGCGCGGCCCTCATCGGCCGCGAGCTGGAGAACGGCACCGCGCACCTCGCCTGGACCCAGTCCGTCTCCCCCGCCCGCTGGCTCGCCGCGAAGCTCGCCGTACCCGCGCTGCTCATCACCGCGGGCACAGCCGTGCTGGTCCCGCTGCACCACCTGATGTGGAACGGCGGCGAGGAACTGCTCTGGACGGACTGGTACGACCAGGAGGGCTTCCGCGCGGGCGGCACCGTCACCCTCGCCTACGCCCTGTGCGGCCTGGCCGTCGGCGCCCTCGCGGGCCTGCACCTCGGCCGCACGCTGCCCGCCCTGGGCGTCGCCTTCACCGCCATGGCGGCCGTCACCCACCTCGGCAACAGCTACCGCCCGAGCCTGTGGCCCACGGTCACGGTCACCGGCGCCAAGGTCCTGAACCCGCCGGACCAGGCCCTCCAGCTCGACCAGGGCGTGATCACGGACGAGGGCACCCGCATCGCCGACAACATGGCCTGCACCGACGCCGACGGCGCCGCCGATCTCCAGCGCTGCCTGGCCCGCGGCGGCCTCGACGACATCTGGGCCACCTACCACCCGCGGTCCCACTTCTGGCCCCTCCAGCTCGCCGAGACCGGGGTCGTCCTCGCCGTCGCCGCCCTCGCGGTCATCGCCGCGTTCGTCCTGCTCAACCGTCGTACCGCAGCCGTAGGAGCCGCCGTATGAGTGCCTTCGCCGTCAACGAAACAAACGGAACAGACGGAACAGACAGAACCACAGCCGACGGAGCCGGGGATCCGCCCGGCGGGCCGGTCAGGGGGCTGCCGTGGGCCGTGCTGCGGCTGCACCGCGCGGCGCTCGTCGTGTGGGGCGCCTTCCTGCTGGCCGCCGTCGGCGTGCTGGTGTGGGAGGTCGAGATCACCGCGGACTCCGTACGGGACCGGATCGCCTCCTGCCACCAGGGCGCCGCCTCGTGCCGCTTCGAGGCCGTGCTCGACTACGGCGGAAACATCGGCTGGGCGTCGACCCTCGTCTACTACAGCTTCTTCGCCGTGGCCGCGTTCGCCGGCGGCGCGCTGATCGGGCGCGAGCTGGAGAACGGCACCGCCCAGCTCGCCTGGACGCAGTCCGTCTCGCCGACGCGCTGGCTTGCCGCCAAGCTCGCCGTGCCCGCGGTGCTGCTGGTGGTCGGCGGCACGGTGTTCGTCCTCGTGTTCCGGTGGGCCTGGGCGGCGAACCGGGACCTGATGGGCGACGACTGGACGTTCGCCGACGTGTTCGCGGCGCGGGGGCCCGCACTGGTGGCGTACTCCCTGTGCGGCCTGGCGGTCGGGGCCCTCGCCGGTGTCGTACTGCGGCGGTCGCTGCCCGCACTCGCGATCTCCTGCGTCGCGATGTACCTGCTCAACCACAATCTGGAGGAGCACCGCGAGGATCTGTGGCCAACGGTTTCGCCCGCCCCGACCAAGGGGGTCGAGATGTCCGGGGACGTGTGGCAGCTCGGTGACGGGACCGGTCGGTTCCATCCCCAGGCCCACTACTGGCCGATGCACCTGGTGGAGACCGGGATTGTTCTCGGTGTCGCCGCTGTTGCCACCGGGGCGGCTTTCTGGGTGCTTCGGCGCCGTACGGCCTGAGGATCGGTTGTACGTGCGGGCCGTATATGGCTGGTCGCGCCCTGCGGCGGAGCCGCAAATGTCACAGCCCCGCGCCCCTAAAAATCGGGGCGCGGGCCCTCCTGCAAGGCCCGGGGACGGACGGGACGGCGATCTGAACGCCGGGGAGCCTCCCCCCGATATCCCGCACGTCATGTCGCCGTAACCGTTGATTCAGACGAGCTTGCGACGCTCGGCCAATGAACCCCGACGCGCCCGAGCCCGCGCCTGAGCCGGAGCACGAGCCCTCGCCGGTGAGGGAGAACGGGAGCCCGCACATCCCCGTGGCGCTCCCACACGCGCTCGCCGACGCGCCCGTTTCCGTCCAGACGCGGAAGAATGGGTTCATGAGTCAGCCCAACGCCAAGGCGCAGGTCCAGCACCCCCAACCGTCCGTCGGTTCCATAGCCGCGCACCGCCCGCACACCGTGGCGGCGAACGTCTCCGACCTGGAGCCCGATCTCGACGCCGACCTCGACGCGTACGAGGACACGGTGCAGGACGGCGTCCAGCTTCCGCCGGGCCGTTTCCTCGACCGGGAGCGCAGCTGGCTCGCGTTCAACGAGCGCGTCCTCGAACTCGCCGAGGATCCGAACACACCGCTTCTCGAACGGGCGAATTTCCTGGCGATCTTCGCCAGCAACCTGGACGAGTTCTTCATGGTCCGCGTGGCCGGACTCAAGCGCCGCATCCACACCGGCGTGGCCACCCGCTCCGCCTCCGGCCTGCAGCCCCGCGAGGTCCTGGAGATGATCTGGGCCCGCTCCCGCGAGCTCATGGCCCGGCACGCCGCCTGCTACCAGGAGGACGTGGCCCCCCAGCTCGCCGAGGAGGGCATCCACCTCGTCCGCTGGAGCGAGCTGACCGAGAAGGAGCAGGCCCGCCTCTTCACGCTCTTCCGCCACCAGATCTTCCCGGTCCTGACCCCGCTGGCGGTCGACCCCGCGCACCCCTTCCCGTACATCTCCGGCCTGTCGCTGAACCTGGCCGTGATCGTGCGGAACCCGGTCTCCGGCCACCGTCACTTCGCGCGCGTCAAGGTCCCGCCGCTGCTCTCCCGCTTCCTGGAGGCCTCCCCGGACCGCTTCGTCCCCATCGAGGACGTCATCGCGGCCCACCTGGAGGAGCTCTTCCCGGGCATGGAGGTCCTTGAGCACCACGCGTTCCGCGTCACCCGGAACGAGGACCTGGAGGTCGAGGAGGACGACGCCGAGAGCCTGCTCCAGGCCCTGGAGAAGGAGCTCATGCGGCGCCGCTTCGGACCGCCGGTGCGCCTGGAGGTCGAGGAGTCCATCGACCGGTACGTACTCGACCTGCTGGTACGGGAGTTGAAGATCACCGAGGCCGAGGTGTACCCGCTGCCGGGCCCCCTGGACCTCACCGGCCTCTTCGGCATCGGCAAGCTCGACCGGCCCGAGCTGAAGTTCCAGAAGTTCATCGCGGGCACCCACCGCGACCTCGCGGAGGTCGAGTCGGCGTCGGCGCCGGACATCTTCGCGGCACTGCGGGAACGGGACGTACTCCTCCACCACCCGTACGACTCCTTCTCCACCTCCGTCCAGGCCTTCCTGGAGCAGGCGGCCGAGGACCCGGACGTCCTCGCCATCAAGCAGACCCTGTACCGCACCTCCGGCGACTCCCCGATAGTCGACGCGCTCATCGAGGCCGCCGAGGCCGGCAAGCAGGTGCTGGTCCTCGTCGAGCTCAAGGCCCGCTTCGACGAGCAGGCCAACATCAAGTGGGCGAAGAAGCTGGAGGAGGCGGGCTGCCACGTGGTCTACGGCCTCGTCGGCCTCAAGACCCACTGCAAGCTGTCCCTCGTCGTGCGCCAGGAGGGCGAGACCCTCCGCCGCTACAGCCACGTCGGCACGGGCAACTACCACCCGAAGACCGCCCGGCTGTACGAGGACCTGGGGCTCCTGACCGCCGACCCGCAGGTCGGCGCGGACCTCTCGGACCTCTTCAACCGGCTCTCGGGCTACTCCCGCCGCGAGACGTACCGCCGTCTCCTCGTCGCGCCCAAGTCCCTGCGCGACGGCCTGATCGCCCGCGTCAACAAGGAGGTCCAGCACCACCGTGCCGGACGTCCCGCCTACGTCCGCATCAAGGTCAACTCCATGGTGGACGAGGCACTCATCGACTCCCTCTACCGCGCGTCCGAGGCAGGCGTGCCGGTGGACGTGTGGGTGCGCGGAATCTGCGCCGTACGACCGGGAGTCCCGGGCCTGTCCGAGAACATACGCGTACGGTCCGTCCTCGGCCGCTTCCTCGAACACTCCCGGGTCTTCACCTTCGGCAACGGCGGCGAACCCGAAGTGTGGATCGGCAGCGCCGACATGATGCACCGCAACCTCGACCGCCGCATCGAAGCCCTGGTCCGGGTCACCGACCCGGCGCACCGGGCGGCGCTCACCCGGCTCCTGGAGACCGGTATGTCCGACACCACTTCCTCCTGGCACCTCGGCCCAGACGGCGAATGGACCCGGCACGCGACCGATGCCGACGGCCAGCCCCTGCGCAACGTCCAGGAGATGCTCATAGACGCCCGGAGGCGCCGGCGTGGCACAGCAACACCTTGACCCCACGGCCGGACCCGTGGCCGGGGACGCCCTGGCGGCCTATCTCCAGGCCCAGGCCACGGAGTTCCTGCGCGCGCTGCGCCAGCACCGCGAGACCGGCGGTGCGACGGCGACGGCGACGAACGGGACGGAGGAGGCCGTGGACGCGGCGCGCGCCCTGCGCCGCTCGGCCCGCCGCATCAGCGGCACGCTGCACACGTTCCGGCCTCTCCTCGACGAGGGCTGGTCGGAGGGCATGCGCCCCGAACTGGCCTGGCTGTCGGGCACGTTGGCCCGGGAACACGCGTACGGGGCCCGGCTGGAACGCCTGCTGGCGGCCCTGCACCGCCTGTCGGGCTCCTCGGCGTTCCCGGCACAGGCCGCCTCCGAAGTGCGCACGGAGAAAGGCACCTTGACGGTCGGCGCGGCCAAGGCGGGCGCCCTTCTGGAGCGTCAGCTGACGCTCGCCCGGACGCGCGCCCACTCGGCCGCGCTCCAGGCGCTCGGTTCCTCCCGCTTCCACGCCGTCGCCGACAGCGTCGCCGTCCTCGCCAGCGAGGTCCCGCTGACCGCGTCCGCGGCCGGCACCGCGCTCAGACCCCTGGCCGCCGCCGCGGAGGACCGCCTCGGCGACGCCGTGACCGGGCTGCCCCTGATCACCGCGGGCCACCCCTACAACGCGGAGGCACTCGTCCACGGCCTCTCCGCCGACACGGCACCGCAGCCCCAGGACGCCCCCTGGCACCAGGTCCGGCTCCTGCTGCGCCTGCACCGCTATGCGCGGGAAGTCATGTACAGCGACGAAGTCGCCGTGGACGTACGCCTGTTGACCACGGGTCAGGCCCTGGACCGGCACCGCGACGCGGCGGAGGCCGCCGCCGCGGCGGCCTCGGCGGCCCGCACCCCGCGCATCGCCCCGGCGACGGCGTACGCGCTCGGGGTGCTGCACGCGGACCAGCGGCACGAGGTGGAAGCGGCCCGGTTCGCGTTCCAGCGGGCCTGGCTGAGGGAGACGGTCGGCACTCCGTGACCGCGGAGGCCCCGGACACGCGATGGGAGGCCCAGTGCACGCGATCGCTCACCACCGTGAGCGAAACCGGCAGGTCAGAGGCGCAACGAGATCGAGGTAGTGATGGACATCACACCGTTGGTACGTGCCGCGGGCTGTGCCCTGTGGCGCAAGTCGTCCTCCGGCGAGGGCATCGAGCTGGCCCTGGTCTACCGACCGAAGTGGTCGGACTGGTCACTGCCGAAGGGCAAGCTCAAGCACGACGAGGAAGCCCGCGACGGGGCCTTTCGCGAAGTCCTCGAGGAAAC from Streptomyces sp. NBC_00878 harbors:
- a CDS encoding CHAD domain-containing protein; translated protein: MAQQHLDPTAGPVAGDALAAYLQAQATEFLRALRQHRETGGATATATNGTEEAVDAARALRRSARRISGTLHTFRPLLDEGWSEGMRPELAWLSGTLAREHAYGARLERLLAALHRLSGSSAFPAQAASEVRTEKGTLTVGAAKAGALLERQLTLARTRAHSAALQALGSSRFHAVADSVAVLASEVPLTASAAGTALRPLAAAAEDRLGDAVTGLPLITAGHPYNAEALVHGLSADTAPQPQDAPWHQVRLLLRLHRYAREVMYSDEVAVDVRLLTTGQALDRHRDAAEAAAAAASAARTPRIAPATAYALGVLHADQRHEVEAARFAFQRAWLRETVGTP
- a CDS encoding GntR family transcriptional regulator, yielding MVEYRIDRRSGVATYVQIVQQTKQALRLGVLEPGDKLPTAREVVEATAINPNTVLKAYRELEREGLVEARRGLGTFVRRSLGAAPADHTALRSKLTAWLDEARKEGLEREDISALFTSVLDEKCPEGER
- a CDS encoding ABC transporter ATP-binding protein is translated as MDKDGEGTALAAVGLGKRYWRRRGPALRDCSFRLPAGRICALVGPNGAGKSTLLQLAAGLIRPTEGALTVLGTSPAEARERLAYVAQGKPLPPQLTVAATLRLGAELNRARWDRSAAERIAYGERADAHTPAEPREGALEPTARIRSLSGGQRTRVALALAFGKRPELMLLDEPMADLDPLARRELLGALLGEAAEHGTTIVLSSHVVAELEGACDHLLLMGGGRIRLGGDPDRLLAAHTLLTGPARDLTGHTVVESRDTGRQLTALIRPGGPLPDDWQTTAPSLEELLLAHLRNPKAPDLLTEEIEEADGAEATDGGSRNEPNGAAEESARA
- a CDS encoding ABC transporter permease — encoded protein: MTTPLLTSAGPTPSPSPGTSPRPDRGPGRGLAWSVLRLHRAALWCWLLLVAALSAAMLWAYGPGFDAALADVREQCRGNVEACHSPGGPWLNKYDTTVGLTTLVVAYLPLLVAAWAGAALIGRELENGTAHLAWTQSVSPARWLAAKLAVPALLITAGTAVLVPLHHLMWNGGEELLWTDWYDQEGFRAGGTVTLAYALCGLAVGALAGLHLGRTLPALGVAFTAMAAVTHLGNSYRPSLWPTVTVTGAKVLNPPDQALQLDQGVITDEGTRIADNMACTDADGAADLQRCLARGGLDDIWATYHPRSHFWPLQLAETGVVLAVAALAVIAAFVLLNRRTAAVGAAV
- a CDS encoding RNA polymerase sigma factor — translated: MRETRSDGDLLRAIAADGDRRAFEELYRRYAPWLAARLRGRCADAGIVDDVVQETFLAVWRGTARYREEGDVAGWLWRIGSRRLIDALRGDGARGRLRQTLARLRHRDEASAEERVLAGVEHGDLAGALVRLSPELRAVLQATVIDGLTTREASVLLGIPPGTVKTRALRARKQLREELA
- a CDS encoding RNA degradosome polyphosphate kinase, with the translated sequence MSQPNAKAQVQHPQPSVGSIAAHRPHTVAANVSDLEPDLDADLDAYEDTVQDGVQLPPGRFLDRERSWLAFNERVLELAEDPNTPLLERANFLAIFASNLDEFFMVRVAGLKRRIHTGVATRSASGLQPREVLEMIWARSRELMARHAACYQEDVAPQLAEEGIHLVRWSELTEKEQARLFTLFRHQIFPVLTPLAVDPAHPFPYISGLSLNLAVIVRNPVSGHRHFARVKVPPLLSRFLEASPDRFVPIEDVIAAHLEELFPGMEVLEHHAFRVTRNEDLEVEEDDAESLLQALEKELMRRRFGPPVRLEVEESIDRYVLDLLVRELKITEAEVYPLPGPLDLTGLFGIGKLDRPELKFQKFIAGTHRDLAEVESASAPDIFAALRERDVLLHHPYDSFSTSVQAFLEQAAEDPDVLAIKQTLYRTSGDSPIVDALIEAAEAGKQVLVLVELKARFDEQANIKWAKKLEEAGCHVVYGLVGLKTHCKLSLVVRQEGETLRRYSHVGTGNYHPKTARLYEDLGLLTADPQVGADLSDLFNRLSGYSRRETYRRLLVAPKSLRDGLIARVNKEVQHHRAGRPAYVRIKVNSMVDEALIDSLYRASEAGVPVDVWVRGICAVRPGVPGLSENIRVRSVLGRFLEHSRVFTFGNGGEPEVWIGSADMMHRNLDRRIEALVRVTDPAHRAALTRLLETGMSDTTSSWHLGPDGEWTRHATDADGQPLRNVQEMLIDARRRRRGTATP